One genomic segment of [Phormidium] sp. ETS-05 includes these proteins:
- the csx18 gene encoding CRISPR-associated protein Csx18, with protein MYVTYRAAVVRNFALALANGTITLIILLIAPLGLAAVITNTFLVTAASFFSATIIDSVMRYLQPKRVEEIDAGSASFEQPIVRSHQSDDIERR; from the coding sequence ATGTATGTGACTTATCGGGCGGCTGTAGTGAGAAATTTTGCTCTCGCTCTTGCTAATGGCACTATTACTTTGATTATCCTGCTCATCGCTCCTCTGGGACTGGCGGCGGTGATTACTAATACTTTTCTGGTGACGGCGGCGAGTTTCTTTAGTGCTACAATTATTGATAGCGTGATGCGCTACCTCCAGCCGAAACGGGTTGAGGAAATCGATGCGGGTTCGGCTAGTTTTGAACAGCCGATCGTCCGCTCCCACCAAAG